The Hermetia illucens chromosome 2, iHerIll2.2.curated.20191125, whole genome shotgun sequence genomic interval tacatttttctgcTTACTTCCTTACATTTAGtatatttttaatttcactttagactaaattcaacataaaacagATCATGTTTTCAGAGTCAACTCTTTCCCTTCGTGTCGCATTCACTCCTCTTAGacaaaacaacaaagaaaagaaaaacgtgaCAAAACTCTTCCCTCAAATATCACAAAACCTAAACGTGTAGTCCATTCAATGCTGGAGGATAACTAACATTGTATAACAGTATCAATATCTTAAAGAGTATTAGATCCCTTCACATATGAAAGGAAAAACAACTCCAACACATGAAACAAATGAGTGACTTGTTAACGTTCATAAAATAGGTATTTAATAATTTTCTCTTTTTAGGAATAGGAGGATTTGATTAAGGAATGCTTTTGTTTCCAATGGACCTAGATACTTCTGCCTTATTCATAATAATGACTTTCCAATCTAAATTGTTGCCATTTTCTTGCAATTTCCGCAAAATTGTTCCACCTGTTTCTTTCACTTTCAGCTACTGTTTGGAATTATATGTGTTTTTTAGATAATATCCTTCATCTAGTTTCACGATAATTGGCATTGACTTTTGGTACCGGACTCCCACAGATGTaattccaaacatttttcgCATTGAGTATATATCTTTgtaatatttttgtatttatacTGGGGTAAATATGTTTAATGATAGTGATACTGCTGCTGCTGTTTgtgataataaaaaatatatagtttTGCATGTTTTATATTCAATTTCACATACTTTATGATATATCAGTTACACGACGTCCCCATGATCGCGCTATAACCCGTTTGGCTGCAGATATTCAGAGACTTATCAAGATTACCTACTCGCTTCGACGTGCTCTTAAAAACAAGAGATGAAACCCCTTTGGGGTGTACAACATAATGAGCCCTTACCTAGTGGTTCCGTCTAAATCAGAGCTCAGTGTCTCCTCACTTGTGGGGGATCGAAATAGTTTATCTACTCCTAATTGTACAATAATTTAGCCTTTCAGACATAAATACTATTCACTTCAATGTCTTTCCTGTCGGAAATAGGAAACAACCCctcctcaaccttgtctggaaTGTGTCGCTCGTGCCACAGTCTCGGCTCCAGTgattacgtactaatggaacttacaaattaaaatcaaataataGATTCAACGCAGAACAGACTATCCAATAATTTGTATCGTATTCACATCAGTCCGTTTAATGTCTTCCTACTTCGCTTATGAGTATCCTCTAATTCTGCTCAGTCGAGTCTACAAACGTTAAATTTGGCGAATGGGTGGTTGCATTGTAAAGTGAGGCTGTTGAAGAGACCAACAGTTTCGTAGTGAAATCCTCATTTTGTGAAATTGTTGCCATTACGGTGGATAGGATGGAGGATGCAGTTGTAGCCAAGGAGCTAATATTTGGCGAAACAGACGAAGAAGTTAGTGCGGTGGTGGTTGAAGTAGTTATGAGCGCTGTAGCGGCTGTTGTTATTGTGGCCACAGTAGTTGAAATTGGAGAAGGCGTAGAAGAATTCAAAGAAGTCTGGACAGGATTCTGAAAAGTCTGATTGAAGATGGACGGGGAAAGATAAGGGTAAGTTGGGCAAGGATTGGCCAGTTGCGGACCCAGCAGAGAATCAAAAACATAACCGATAAGAGAACCAGCAGTTAGGCCTACGTTATATGATAAAGTCATCATGTTCCCAGTAACCTCTTTCAATGTGGCTGGGACTTTTGCTGGTGCCAAAATCATAGGTAGACTACCTGCTAATCCGTTTGATAGCCCCAGGGCAATTGTAAAAACAAAAGCTGTCGTTTCTCCTGATATCACCGGCTGAGCCCTTGGAGCGCAACATAGCAGCAATAATGGAACCAAAGTAATTCTGAGTCCAGACATCAGAATCAACTGCCGCCTTGACCAACTGTAGGGCACAGCAGCCAAAATTTTGCCAATCACATCCGCCGTATTGAATGCGAACATTAACAAAACAGGCATCCATGAGCCCAGGGTACAAGATATTATCTCTGATTCGATTCCAGGATATAAGGAGAGGGTCACACAATATGCCAATGCTATGCACACCATATATGGGTAGATAGCATGTGCCACTCTCCACCTGGACTCTAAACCACTTTTCAAATCACTTAAACGACTAGGGTTGCAATGACCCGGGGTAAGAATATGTTCAACCTTAAATGCAACGCTTGGTGTTTCCTGTGGTGTAGGTGGTACATCAGGTAAGTTATTAAGACCTTCAATGACGCTCTCACCTGCAGTTGGATTAGACAACTCATAAACTGGATTactagaaagaaaaaaaaaacaaaattaaaatcaaagagCAAATATGCACCAATTCACCATTATCGCCTTACCTGAAACTTAATGCAGTTGTTGCTGATGCTGCCTGTGGTGGGGGACTTGAATCCAACGTAAGCACTCCATACTTGCTCTGAGACGTATCGTTATCCAGATTTTCATTCTGCAaagaaaagtactgattgaatGCATGTTTCACAGTTGATCCAACCGTTTTATCTGAGCGCATACCAATCGATTCTCATCTGGTCGCAGTACAATCTTTGCGCACGCCTTCATATGGTACCTCACAAAGGGAGAATGAATCGTGATCGAATGAAGCACGTAACTAAATGCAATATAGACCGTTGATGCCAAAAAGAATATAACTGTAGACACACGATCACTTTTTATTATGAGTTTGGTTACAACACGGTTGGAAGACACCAGGAAGCCTGCAAGACTTTCGCCAGCCATTACAGCCTGGGTGTATTGTTTCGGCAACATACTGGCGAATCCGTAAAAGCTAGACTGTTGTACTGAAAAGGAATAATGTTTTTGTTAGTTAgataaaaataaggaaaatccTACCGACCTACCTGTACATCCAATCGCGACCAGAGACACTGCTGCCAAGCTTGCCGAATATGCCGTGCCTTTGGAAAACATATGCCATGCTACTTCGCAAAGAGCCACAAAGGTTAAGGTCGTGAAAGATATTGCATAACCGAAAAAGATACGCATACGGAATGGAGCCAGCGATAGAAATACATTGTTCAGCAGAACGGTTGCAAAAGCCACTATTATGTAGGTCATAGACATATCTAAAGCCACTGATCTTCCTGGAAATCGCGCTTGCCAGTAATCTGCTGCTATGATAAAGCTGGAGGTGGGAGAGTAATGTGAATTAATTACTTGTTATATATTTTCTAAAGGAAATGAGATACAATAATGTAATTCTTAAGTAGCTTACGCTGCATATATAACCCTGACAAGCAATAAGACAAATGCCCTCGTTGGTACCGTTATGTCGTCTGCGTTGATCATAACTAGCTAGCTAAAATAGGCGTGAGTATCAAGATTAAAGCACAACGATGCAAAGGTCAATCAAAACAGCAATTTTAAAACCCCTCGACTCTATCCGGACCAAGCTTACGAGCCCAAACcagacaatttttttattttttgaagtttgggtgcttTGCCCAAACAAGCGGTCCATAAGACCAAAAAAAgagagtttaagggggtcatcccgtgtgaaggccgctttttttcgcatttttagaatttttttgtgaagaattggtTAAagttacaaatacgaatttttcctgcttgatagcatagttcattattgaaatacagagcaacttatacacccatctccaaaaaagtgtgtttttctgctgccactctAGATGGCGTTGTGattatcttagagaaaaaatgtaaacgggccttaacgtgcggacttaactacagttcgtaaactaggattattaaaaaacattaaaaactaaatttttggtgtcttgttaaactttttttttgtaaattttgatgttttttcaaggccacttgaatAAAAAACTACCAACATATTCCTACGATCCATAAACTAGGGAccgtgaacatttcaaagaatttcgttggatcgattttcaacatgcagtttcgagaaaaacgcatttaaaaagtagaatgcgatttttagcctcAAAACCTtagctgaccattaatctgctatacctaacccataaaccttaggcttcttgaagaaacacatgtaaagccttggcttcaattcttatggatttagcgaaatcattcgaacatcattcggaccgataaatgcgCTTTTTATTACCGCGattgacataaacctggcatgtgacactttacctatttaacactgtaatttcagaacaactccaaatatcaaacaagtcgggaaaccggaagctgggcgcttcaggtatgaaaggttttgtttgcttcttgtgtgaatatatttgagtgtagaactatcccatttgtacgtagccagtTAAAAATATGCATTAGCATGTCAGATGTCATGtcagttttactcaattttcccaaaaacatggtaatatactattatgaacttaatttgaatagatatcgatatggagagtattttgaggcctgggcaccatatagaggcagtttcggttttttcggttgtgtagtttctgagaatggctccgttaaagaaatcatcactttccacccctccctctccccgcctttttaacaaatctcaaaactaaggccggcttcgaaaagtactaattaagacctttcatttgataccccacatgactatatttggtgaaaaaaaatattacaccccccttttacatgtatagggacccctcctaaatctcaacgtaaaaggatatcactcgctgcatgtctgggggtccacaagtCCCAATATCGGTATAGCGgtaaagtgcctgtgacagacagacagatagacaaacggacagacagacagccagagaAGAGATTTTGCCCGTGTTCAAATTGGGAGTCgtgtcatcacttctaagcccgccatcaaatacttgggagtgatgatcgacgggaagcttagctataggcaacacgtgcagtatgtttatgacaaagcatccactgcgagtgtggccctggcaagaatgatgccgaacgtgggtgggccacggcatgcttccaggttgcttatagctagggtagtgagttcgatcctgctctacgcagctccagtttggggaaaggtattgcaggttacatttaacgctaacacagccctaagggtgtgctcggcattcaagacggtctcagataatgcagcattcGTTATTTCTAGaacgatgcccattgacatcttggcagatgagatgacgaatatatataatgcgaagtctatctctcccttatcgcagacgaggaacaccgaaagggagagatcgctaaataaatggcaagagcgttaggaacgctcgggaaatggTCGATGGACACAcaagctcatccctgccatcaaggagtggttgaagagacggcacggtgataTTAATTATAACCTTAGTCAGTttttcacggggcatggagaatatcgccagtacctagtTAGGTTTAAATTATtatagatacctcacccgattgtccaaactgcgatggagtcccagaggacccagagcatgtatccttCCACTgctcaaggtttgtggaggaaaggaagaatctagaggagactctaggagaggtgctcgtaccagagaatgttagcatgtcagcaagactgggatgcgatcaactgcaTGGTCGTagctatccagagcaaactgcgaaaggcagaggagactagaaaagctcGGTTTCGtatgccgcgtagagacgaaaggggaccaagctaaaatgaactgactccgctccgtgatttaataccgtacggtggttccacggggcttggggggagttgggggtggttttagtgggtaagaatcccacacgctgacgTGTCcaagccagtgtcttttgaaaattgccAGTACATGGATGATGCTTTCAATTCAACTGGCGGCCGGGTGTATTGCTGGCTCCCCTGGCGTAACCGACAGGCTGAACCGAACGTGGACGAGGTGCTTAAGAGTTACAGATGCAAGTAGGTTATGCATCCAAAAGGAAATCGAATTCCTTCATCCATAATGATGTAAATGATCATCACACCGTATGAAATAGGGGATGACAACGAAATCATCTTCATACCAACCGAAAAGTCCAAAATATGACTCTGGCTTTGAGCGATAAAATTGATGGGCCCCTGTTTTACCAAATGTATAGCAGGGGTAAAAAATCTGGACAGGTCCCATTGCAGCAATGAATTGATGGTTAGGCGTGTTTGGACAATCTTTATAAAAGCAATTTGTTTCGCCGTCATTTTTGAAGTGCCACCATCAATTCCGATATTTTTGAAAGGTTTTCTTGCAAGTTCTGTATTCTAATTCTTCCTCAGAACGATCAATGCAAATCAGATTCATGTTTCGAAGACGTGACTGTTGACCAGTTCTCGTGTTTTAAGTCGTTGTCGTCATGAAATAGCGAACTGTCAGCAAGTCTGCCGAGACagagaagaaaggaaaggaTCCACCCTAGTCCGGAGTTATCTCAGGGGCCAGGAAACTTTGACAGAACTGGATTGCTTACACAACTTCAGATGGACCGGTGTTTCGTTCCTATTACTTTGACCGTTACCCATTTAATGTTGGGCATGAGGCAGCATATTCCATTCTAAGATATCATAGTACATTTGAGCTTTTATAGTACTTTCGTTTCATATCAAAGGACCGACGCGTACGGTACCCCAGCGACGAGGGTCAGTCAAATATAAACAGAAATTTGGTTATCAACCGCTGTTGGAGAATTGGAAATTTTTTCAACGGATTCCATGTGGGTTTCCCTACTCCACTTCCGTACCCACTACCAATATTATTCCTATTAAGTCTATATTAAAACAAGTTCTGTGACGCAACGGATTAGGGTTTCTTTAACGAAGACCGGCGCCACACCGTCGAAGGTTATTCGCGCGCTATGCTAAAATGGAGAAGGTTTTTCCAATCGTATAGTCACCTGTGATAAGACATGAGTTCATGCCTGAATCAAAACCGCCATGCAAAAAGTAGCGATTAAGACTTGAGGCTAGAAGTCAAAGGTTCAATATCCATGAAGAGGTTGAACTTTAGGTACGGAATTGGTTAACGACGCGCCTTTAACTTTTTATGACGACGGAATCAAGATACTTCCAGGACTCCGGGAAAATGTGTTTCAGTACAAGGAAACTATgtataacaataaaaaaaacaatgtttTGAAATCCTTTCATATTCAGAAAAATCATTAGAAAAATCCCCGTTTATATTTAACTGACCCTCACACCTTTATCAACGATCAATTCCATCCAACTTCCATCTTCAATGAGAAGATCCAGAAATAGATTCAATATtgcaaagaaatttatttatttgcttaAAGACGACAATAATCGGAAACAATCAGAGAGTTAAACATTGCTCCTAGGGGGAGGAGCAAGAAGAATGAAAAGcctacgcttaaaactaaagtAGGAGTAGGAGTCTAGTAGACCAATCTGCGGATGAACAGAGGCAAAGTCAGAAGAGGTACGCAATATGCAAGCAAACATTCTGAAAGCGCGATTGCTGACATCCACCATAAAGCAAGCAAGGAAGAACGGAGAGATAGGGACGGTTGTGGATGGAGAAAAGAAGCAGTAGTGAACCCAGAATGGATCCTTCTgttgaaagaaagagaaaaggAACGAGATATGCAACTATCGAAAGTGACACCGCTGGAACGTTTAGGAAGGTAGAAGGCGAGCTACATACTGAGCAATAGAGAAATAGAGTTTGGGCAGAAGTAACGTAGGATTAACAGAGTCAAGGCTTTAGATATGTAGATAATCCTGTTTGTCAACTTTACTGTTTTACTGCTTGAAAAGCGGCTCTTACATACTTATGAACATATGGAACTGGGGTGCCCTCGAtttcgacgtcggataccagtcgaagaATGAGCAACGAGGTGTGTAAAGGTTCATCctgatgacttgttggtaaaatttccgcccctgatgcggttgctccctatatttttcgagacttcctttttccatctgtgaaatcGATTCTCCGCttgtcggagttcgtgataagtctccgcgcgtgcccgcgtcctttgagaatgcaatattactcgatatgcggtattcttccgttccgttgctagcttacattcgtggtcaaaccagccgttccgactctttttgcggctagggtcaagtgtgtttgtggccgcattaatgataacggtcttcaggtgattgtgaagatcatttgttgatgcttcagctccaggatctctgttgactgcggttattgcggcattgcggcacctgattgtcagaggggattgtcgGTGGTGCCACAatacgagctcggagcactatgcccacgagatagtggtccgagtctatattggccccctatatgttcttacattcatcaaggctgagaggtggcggcgttcagtcaacacgtggtcaatttggttgaaagtggtgccgtctggagaggcccacgtatgtttgtggaccgttttccgcgcaaaccaggtatcaacaaccatttcgttcaATACtgataactgaataatccgcagtccgttatcattggtatccctatgtaagctatggaagccgacgtatcgcctgaatacgggctccgtccctatttgactgttgCAATctacaaatatgattttgatgtcatacttgggacaggcttcgagggtctccTCAACTGCCTagacctactccaagcacatgatttactgatggtcactataatatatgatgtagcggctcttctccagaaaaccggtcccatGTTGCGCAAGTCTTCACACTCCAAGAACTTAAATAGAAGGTACTTCAGCACCCGCTTACTCTTCAAACTGTGTCAACGGATTTGCATGTTTTCCGCTCCCTGTCGACGGTAGAAAGAAGATGTTACTTTTCGCACGTCCTTAGAACCTAGCTTAACAACTTCAACACCAGACAAAACGATTTTTAGCGGAGCGGGATCAACAAATTGTTCGAAAGATGAGAGCAGGCCATAAGCAGTAATTGcgaattaataatatattatttatttaaataaaactctTCGGAAAAAAACATATTGACTAACCCAACAGAGtaaaatcccgataattcgtcaAGAAACTAAGGATTTGGtatgaaatatcggtattcccaattatcgggagtgcaaaataaagaaaattaactctgggacccggcaaatttgtacgatTTAATCGGGAATAcgaaaagattccaaaaaagagaATACATTCGAATAAgattaattgaaaaaattacGAATCAATATGATAGGATGAAAAAATTGATCCTGAAACGACCAATTTCAGCTCAGCATTAGTGGAAGTGATAGTATTTAAATGGGCTTCCTGGaggaaatttccaaaatttgttaACATTTTTTAGTTACTTGTATTATAATTGTAACGTAGATTCAATTACTAGAGAAGAGACAAAGttgcatttatatatatatattgctgCCATTCACCCTtttgtggggtatagcgcgcgAACCACAAATGCGCAGACCAAAATGCCTTctgcatcccccccccccccccccccccgcgacTTCTGGAGACGCTCACACTCCTCTTATACTGTTCTGCCCCAAGTGATCTTGAGGTAgcccactcgtcggtcatcttgggagagtggattccactgcatgacatagcccggaatgcaattatcgcccctccttaatatgcggcctatccactgccattttcgtcttccgatcacagtgcgtacgagtggcagggCTACGCGACGATCAGGTACTCCCATATATGTAGCAACACAaagagaacactagcacagaacaggttcaacttgatcttggtgttgagatgactgcatttccagattgaaGACGGcagcgaaggcggatctagcgctgttaatgcgtcgagcaacgtccagttcgatgccaccgtcggcagaaaccacacttcctggatatacaaattgatggacgctttcgatactctgcccattcatgcaaatagggagagtccccttggttttgttggtgtttatcttcagtccaactctacttgtctctcttCCCAAACTTGGCGAGGtttatgacccggtgagaggaCAAGCAGATGTCATAAGCGTAATCGAAGTGGTTGAACAAAAATGTCATTGTCCAGTGAACTCCTCCGTttcctccggacaagacagcatgaagaaggTTACCGTTAACACGAAGAAATAAATTCGGTGACAGGACACAACCTTGG includes:
- the LOC119649950 gene encoding equilibrative nucleoside transporter 4 isoform X2, whose translation is MDAVEANTYEPLGDRHRSGCATDSPDHGPPKDRKHIVYIALLTAGIGFVLPYNSFIIAADYWQARFPGRSVALDMSMTYIIVAFATVLLNNVFLSLAPFRMRIFFGYAISFTTLTFVALCEVAWHMFSKGTAYSASLAAVSLVAIGCTVQQSSFYGFASMLPKQYTQAVMAGESLAGFLVSSNRVVTKLIIKSDRVSTVIFFLASTVYIAFSYVLHSITIHSPFVRYHMKACAKIVLRPDENRLNENLDNDTSQSKYGVLTLDSSPPPQAASATTALSFSNPVYELSNPTAGESVIEGLNNLPDVPPTPQETPSVAFKVEHILTPGHCNPSRLSDLKSGLESRWRVAHAIYPYMVCIALAYCVTLSLYPGIESEIISCTLGSWMPVLLMFAFNTADVIGKILAAVPYSWSRRQLILMSGLRITLVPLLLLCCAPRAQPVISGETTAFVFTIALGLSNGLAGSLPMILAPAKVPATLKEVTGNMMTLSYNVGLTAGSLIGYVFDSLLGPQLANPCPTYPYLSPSIFNQTFQNPVQTSLNSSTPSPISTTVATITTAATALITTSTTTALTSSSVSPNISSLATTASSILSTVMATISQNEDFTTKLLVSSTASLYNATTHSPNLTFVDSTEQN
- the LOC119649950 gene encoding equilibrative nucleoside transporter 4 isoform X1 encodes the protein MDAVEANTYEPLGDRHRSGCATDSPDHGPPKDRKHIVYIALLTAGIGFVLPYNSFIIAADYWQARFPGRSVALDMSMTYIIVAFATVLLNNVFLSLAPFRMRIFFGYAISFTTLTFVALCEVAWHMFSKGTAYSASLAAVSLVAIGCTVQQSSFYGFASMLPKQYTQAVMAGESLAGFLVSSNRVVTKLIIKSDRVSTVIFFLASTVYIAFSYVLHSITIHSPFVRYHMKACAKIVLRPDENRLYFSLQNENLDNDTSQSKYGVLTLDSSPPPQAASATTALSFSNPVYELSNPTAGESVIEGLNNLPDVPPTPQETPSVAFKVEHILTPGHCNPSRLSDLKSGLESRWRVAHAIYPYMVCIALAYCVTLSLYPGIESEIISCTLGSWMPVLLMFAFNTADVIGKILAAVPYSWSRRQLILMSGLRITLVPLLLLCCAPRAQPVISGETTAFVFTIALGLSNGLAGSLPMILAPAKVPATLKEVTGNMMTLSYNVGLTAGSLIGYVFDSLLGPQLANPCPTYPYLSPSIFNQTFQNPVQTSLNSSTPSPISTTVATITTAATALITTSTTTALTSSSVSPNISSLATTASSILSTVMATISQNEDFTTKLLVSSTASLYNATTHSPNLTFVDSTEQN